Within Eggerthella timonensis, the genomic segment GCTGGCGGGCGAAGGCGAAGGCGGTGCGGTCGTCCTGGATGCGGCGCCAGCGGATGCGGCCCTCGTCGTCCAATCCGGCGAACTGGGACGCCGCCGTGCCGTTCGCCAGCACCGGGCCCGCAGGACGCGGATGCACGACGAGCATCTCGTGGGTGGCGAAGAAGCGGTCGAGCGCGCCGAGCGTCTCCTCGGCGCCGCAGTCGACGAGCCCCGACGTGGTCACCGCGCCGGCCACCTTGCCCTTGAGCGCGTTGGCCCTCATGTGCAAAGGGCGGGTGCGGTCGATGAACGTCTTCATGCGCGCCGTGACGTTCGCGAAGTAGTCGGGAGACCCGAGGACGATGCCGTCGGCGGCCTTCATCTTCCCCACGAGGCCGTCCATGTCGTCGGACAGCGCGCAGGCAGGCTTCGCCAGGCACGCGTTGCACCCGACGCAGTAGCCGATGTCGAGCCGCGCGAGCTCCACGAGCTCGGTCTCGGCCCCCGCGTCGCGCGCCGCGTCGAGCGCCGTCTGCAGCAGCGCCGCCGTCCCCTTGTCCGGCCGATGGCTTCCGTTGATGGCGAGTATCCGCATGTCTCATCCTCTCTCGTCGATCCGCGCCGAAACGCGACCGCCCCCGGCCGCAGAGCGGGCCGGGGGCGGCGATGGCGAGCGCGTGCGTGCGCGTGCGCCCTACAAGTTGTGGAACTGGTACTTCTCCGGGTTGTCCTTGACGTCCTGCTTGTTCTTCGGGTTCATCTTGCCGACGCCCATGCGGCCGTCGGTGGTGTTGGAGGCCAGCACCTGGTTGCGGTTCTCCATCTTCACGACGTTCTCGAAGCTCGTGCCGTCGAGGGAGGCCTGCAGGCACTCCTTCGTCAGGCGCAGGCCGAACGGGGCGGTGGCGTCGCACATCTGCTGGGCGAAGGCCACGGCCTCCTCCACCACGTCGTCGTCGGCAACCACCTTGTTGGCGAAGCCCCACTCCAGCAGCTTCTCGGCGCCGAAGCGGTTGGGGTTCATGAGGATCTCGCAGGCGCGGGCGTAGCCGACGATCTTGGGCAGGAAGAACGCGCCGCCCATGTCGGTGCCGGTATAGCCGATGGACAGGTAACCGGCGTTCATCTTGAAGCTCTCGCCCAGCACGCGCATGTCGCACGCGCAGGAGATGGACAGGCCGCCGCCCACGGCGTAGCCCTTGAGGGCGCCGATGATGGGCTGCTCGCAGCGGCGCATGTTGATGATCTGGTCGGAGCACATGCGCTGCATGATGTAGAAGTCGCGCTGGATGCGGCCCATATCCTCAGGCGGCTCGAGCGCCAGGTCGTTCAGGTTGAAGCCGGCGCAGAACGACTTGCCCTCGCCCGTCAGCACGATGACGCGGCAATCCTTGTCCATGCGCACCTTGATGAGGAAGTCGTTGAACTCGGCCATCTGGGCGTACGACATGGCGTTGAGGTTCGCGGCGTCGTTGAAGCTGCACACGTACACCGGACCGCGGCGGTCGATGATCAGCTTCTCGTAGTCGTAGTCGAACTCCGGCAGATGGTAATCCTCCTGATACACGCTCATTGGCACTACCCCTTTCCCTGTAGTCTTCATATCGTTCGTTGCGTCTTGTGCACGCGATACGGGCCGTGCTCATCGGCCCTTCTTCATGATCCACGGATGGGCGCGATTAATCTACGGACAATCGGTTGATACTGTCTAACTTGCGAAATCAGAGTTCATCATTTTTAGATATTTGTCCATCATTTCCTGGAAAAGACCCCTTGATACCTTCTTGACTCGTCTTCTGTAGGGAAAACTGCCTCCTTGAACAAAGACGGTGCCCATGCCCGAAAATCCGCTGTATGATCAGGTTTTTTGCTATCAATAGGTTCTGGCTATCAACACATAGGAACTTCCTA encodes:
- a CDS encoding flavodoxin family protein; amino-acid sequence: MRILAINGSHRPDKGTAALLQTALDAARDAGAETELVELARLDIGYCVGCNACLAKPACALSDDMDGLVGKMKAADGIVLGSPDYFANVTARMKTFIDRTRPLHMRANALKGKVAGAVTTSGLVDCGAEETLGALDRFFATHEMLVVHPRPAGPVLANGTAASQFAGLDDEGRIRWRRIQDDRTAFAFARQLGADMVELLKRLG
- a CDS encoding enoyl-CoA hydratase/isomerase family protein, with the protein product MSVYQEDYHLPEFDYDYEKLIIDRRGPVYVCSFNDAANLNAMSYAQMAEFNDFLIKVRMDKDCRVIVLTGEGKSFCAGFNLNDLALEPPEDMGRIQRDFYIMQRMCSDQIINMRRCEQPIIGALKGYAVGGGLSISCACDMRVLGESFKMNAGYLSIGYTGTDMGGAFFLPKIVGYARACEILMNPNRFGAEKLLEWGFANKVVADDDVVEEAVAFAQQMCDATAPFGLRLTKECLQASLDGTSFENVVKMENRNQVLASNTTDGRMGVGKMNPKNKQDVKDNPEKYQFHNL